A DNA window from candidate division WOR-3 bacterium contains the following coding sequences:
- a CDS encoding 4Fe-4S binding protein, which translates to MKKFLLEEPVEITGPKGHRHKIIKHFCKGCRICVEFCPTQTLGLDERFKVAVLHPERCIGCRLCEMRCPDLAIFVTKGGKGE; encoded by the coding sequence ATGAAGAAGTTTCTGCTTGAAGAGCCGGTGGAGATTACCGGTCCGAAAGGACATAGACACAAAATCATCAAACATTTCTGCAAGGGTTGCCGGATATGCGTTGAGTTTTGTCCTACCCAGACACTCGGGCTCGATGAACGGTTTAAAGTCGCGGTTCTTCATCCGGAGAGGTGTATCGGGTGCAGGCTTTGCGAAATGCGTTGTCCGGATTTGGCAATATTTGTTACCAAGGGAGGAAAAGGGGAGTGA
- a CDS encoding 2-oxoacid:acceptor oxidoreductase family protein — translation MKKIEIRLAGTGGQGVILASVIFAEAAGVYEGFFAVQTQSYGPEARGGASRADVIISDEPILYPKCRKLDLLVGLSQAAVSKYLVDLKVRGLAVIDDFYVRECPHPNTLCLPLSSTAREQLGRELFTNILTLGAVGRITGWVKLESLQSAVEKRVPRQFLEINLKALKLGWDLADRTIGVGNKR, via the coding sequence ATGAAGAAGATTGAAATCAGGCTGGCAGGAACAGGCGGGCAGGGTGTGATTCTGGCGAGCGTGATTTTCGCTGAGGCGGCAGGTGTTTATGAGGGGTTTTTTGCGGTTCAGACCCAGAGTTATGGACCTGAGGCAAGGGGCGGTGCGTCAAGGGCAGATGTCATCATCAGTGATGAGCCGATACTCTATCCGAAGTGCCGGAAACTGGATTTGCTCGTTGGTTTGAGTCAGGCGGCGGTTAGTAAATACCTTGTTGATTTGAAGGTAAGGGGGCTGGCGGTGATTGATGATTTTTATGTCCGTGAGTGTCCCCATCCCAATACCCTTTGTTTGCCACTTTCAAGCACCGCTCGGGAACAGTTGGGCAGGGAGCTTTTTACCAATATCCTGACCTTGGGTGCGGTTGGTCGTATTACCGGTTGGGTAAAACTTGAATCATTGCAAAGTGCGGTTGAGAAAAGGGTGCCAAGGCAGTTTCTTGAGATTAACTTAAAGGCGCTAAAGTTGGGCTGGGATTTGGCAGACAGGACAATTGGTGTAGGAAATAAGAGATAA
- a CDS encoding 4-fold beta flower protein, with protein MEKVFSEKVLYNRYGKAVFRVRGTVIYDYLGKPRGFVVGKTVYDILGQHRGFLVDKVLLDRGGRVIGYEVGAVVNGLNLPPVEVPPVAYKDLPPPEPPENAVDLECPNRIPLWSIMQLENFLPAYQQGKK; from the coding sequence ATGGAGAAAGTCTTTTCTGAGAAGGTGCTGTATAACCGCTACGGTAAGGCGGTGTTTCGCGTGCGCGGCACGGTCATTTACGATTATTTAGGCAAGCCGCGCGGCTTTGTGGTCGGGAAGACCGTGTATGATATTTTAGGGCAACACCGCGGGTTTCTCGTCGATAAGGTTCTCCTGGACAGGGGCGGCAGGGTAATTGGTTATGAGGTGGGGGCTGTGGTTAACGGTCTTAATTTGCCACCGGTAGAGGTTCCGCCGGTGGCTTATAAGGATTTACCACCACCCGAGCCACCGGAAAATGCGGTTGACCTAGAATGCCCAAACCGCATCCCGCTCTGGTCAATAATGCAACTGGAGAACTTTCTGCCCGCATACCAGCAGGGAAAAAAATAA
- a CDS encoding methyltransferase, whose protein sequence is MVYIFARPTITSCLESLLLIFSGLALRFWAAGYIGNDARSKTISAQRIITNGPYRYFRHPLYLGNFAIVAGMLVALKPPLTIALLIILGFILMYGLIARSETRFLEGSDLEIAAAHFSLQKAISEWQTWLVTALALILTFAKALFLSQR, encoded by the coding sequence GTGGTTTACATCTTTGCCCGACCAACCATTACCTCCTGCCTTGAAAGCCTCCTCCTCATTTTCAGCGGACTCGCCTTAAGATTCTGGGCTGCAGGCTATATCGGCAACGATGCCCGGTCAAAGACAATCTCTGCCCAAAGAATAATCACAAATGGTCCTTACCGCTATTTCCGTCATCCGCTTTATCTTGGCAACTTTGCCATTGTTGCTGGTATGCTCGTTGCGCTCAAACCTCCACTCACAATCGCCCTCTTGATAATCCTCGGCTTCATCCTGATGTATGGGCTCATTGCCCGCTCAGAAACCCGATTTCTTGAGGGGTCTGACTTGGAAATAGCGGCTGCCCATTTCAGCCTGCAAAAGGCAATATCTGAATGGCAAACCTGGCTTGTTACCGCCCTTGCGCTGATCTTGACTTTCGCCAAGGCGCTCTTTTTATCTCAAAGGTAA
- the hutU gene encoding urocanate hydratase: MNKGYQYQPVKAPRGKSLSCKGWHQEAALRMLMNNLDPEVAERPEELIVYGGTGRAARNWECFQAIVKCLKELENDETLLVQSGKPVGVFKTFEYAPRVLIANSNLVPHWANKAYFDELEAQGLIMFGQMTAGSWIYIGTQGILQGTHQTFVSAGIKHFGSPDLSGRLVVSGGLGGMSGAQPLAATMANAVYLGAEVDPSRIERRLASKRPRYLDERIDDLDRAIDAALEAKAHRQAKSIAWCGNIVDLLERLLARDVTPDLLTDQTSAHDELNGYVPRGMSFEDALRLRKLDPAEYRRRSYQTMAEHVRLMLKLQSRGAVTFDYGNNLRGKAVEGGFLKEEEIRTPGKIGSWKYPGFVPAYIRPLFCQGMGPFRWVALSGEPDDIIETDRIVMELFPENQALINWLKKAEAEVPFQGLPARICWLGYGERDRVGLAFNRAVREGRLKGPIVIGRDHLDSGSVASPNRETEAMLDGSDAIADWPLLNAMLNVASGASWVSIHSGGGVGIGYSVHAGQVTVCDGSFEMEERIKRVLTNDPGIGVCRHADAGYDEAIRVARAKGIRIPMSE, translated from the coding sequence ATGAATAAAGGTTACCAGTATCAGCCAGTAAAGGCACCGCGGGGAAAGAGTTTATCCTGTAAGGGCTGGCATCAGGAGGCGGCGCTGAGGATGCTTATGAACAACCTTGACCCGGAGGTGGCAGAAAGACCAGAGGAGTTAATCGTTTATGGCGGCACCGGCAGGGCGGCAAGGAACTGGGAATGTTTTCAGGCGATTGTGAAGTGTCTTAAGGAGCTTGAGAATGATGAGACGCTTTTAGTGCAGTCGGGCAAGCCGGTAGGGGTTTTCAAGACATTTGAGTATGCGCCGAGGGTTTTGATTGCCAACTCCAATTTGGTGCCGCACTGGGCAAATAAAGCCTATTTTGATGAACTTGAGGCGCAGGGTCTGATAATGTTCGGGCAGATGACGGCAGGTTCCTGGATTTACATCGGAACCCAGGGGATTTTGCAGGGGACGCATCAGACATTTGTCAGTGCGGGGATAAAGCATTTTGGCAGCCCTGACCTTTCTGGCAGGCTGGTTGTTTCCGGTGGTCTGGGCGGGATGAGCGGTGCGCAGCCGTTGGCGGCAACGATGGCAAATGCGGTCTATCTTGGTGCCGAGGTTGACCCATCAAGGATTGAGCGCAGGCTTGCCTCAAAAAGGCCGCGTTATCTGGATGAGCGGATTGATGATTTGGATAGGGCGATTGATGCCGCACTGGAGGCAAAGGCCCATCGTCAGGCAAAGTCTATTGCCTGGTGTGGGAATATTGTTGACCTTTTGGAGCGGCTGCTTGCAAGAGATGTGACACCTGACCTTTTGACCGACCAGACATCTGCCCATGATGAGTTGAATGGGTATGTGCCGAGGGGGATGAGTTTTGAAGATGCGCTAAGGCTGCGCAAATTGGACCCGGCTGAGTATCGGAGGCGTTCTTATCAGACAATGGCTGAGCATGTGCGGTTGATGCTGAAACTGCAGTCAAGGGGAGCGGTGACATTTGACTACGGCAATAACCTGCGGGGCAAGGCGGTTGAGGGTGGATTTCTCAAGGAGGAGGAGATCAGGACTCCAGGGAAAATCGGCTCGTGGAAATATCCTGGGTTTGTCCCTGCCTATATCCGACCGCTTTTCTGCCAGGGGATGGGTCCTTTCCGCTGGGTGGCGCTTTCCGGTGAACCTGATGACATCATTGAGACCGACAGGATTGTGATGGAGCTTTTCCCTGAAAATCAGGCGCTAATCAACTGGCTGAAAAAGGCTGAGGCGGAGGTGCCCTTTCAGGGGTTACCGGCAAGAATCTGCTGGCTGGGCTATGGTGAGCGGGACCGGGTTGGTCTTGCCTTTAACAGGGCGGTGCGGGAGGGGAGGCTTAAGGGTCCGATTGTGATCGGGCGCGACCATCTTGACAGTGGTTCGGTTGCCTCGCCCAACCGCGAGACCGAGGCGATGCTTGACGGCTCCGATGCCATTGCCGACTGGCCGCTTTTGAATGCGATGCTCAATGTGGCATCAGGTGCATCCTGGGTTTCGATTCATTCTGGTGGTGGTGTTGGGATTGGTTATTCGGTTCATGCCGGGCAGGTGACGGTGTGCGATGGCAGTTTTGAGATGGAGGAGCGCATCAAAAGGGTGCTGACCAATGACCCCGGGATAGGTGTTTGCCGTCATGCCGATGCTGGTTATGATGAGGCGATAAGAGTGGCGCGGGCTAAGGGCATCAGGATACCGATGAGCGAATGA
- a CDS encoding 2-oxoacid:ferredoxin oxidoreductase subunit beta, whose translation MIEIKEDRFLDYFRLDERFPHILCPGCGIGTIMATMVRAFIDLGIGQDELCVVSGIGCSSRVPGYLDCDTFHTLHGRALPAATGVKLAKPEMRVVVIGGDGDIMAIGGNHFIHTARRNLDITVIVVNNFTYGMTGGQYSPTTPTHEKATTAPYGNVERSFDICFIAKAAGAMFVARSTTFHVLHMKRMIELALTKKGFSVVEVISQCPTFYGRHQGIGDAVKMLEWLKGSSVDVKKVKDPWQVKDKFVIGVLHDQEEIPPYTELYQEVRNRAKG comes from the coding sequence ATGATTGAAATTAAAGAAGACCGGTTTCTTGACTATTTCCGGCTTGATGAGCGGTTTCCCCATATTCTCTGTCCTGGTTGCGGGATTGGCACGATAATGGCAACAATGGTGCGCGCATTTATTGATTTGGGAATCGGTCAGGATGAGCTGTGCGTTGTCTCTGGGATCGGCTGCTCTTCAAGGGTGCCGGGATATCTTGACTGCGACACATTTCACACTTTGCACGGCCGGGCATTGCCCGCAGCAACCGGGGTGAAACTGGCAAAGCCGGAGATGAGGGTGGTGGTTATTGGCGGTGATGGTGACATTATGGCGATTGGCGGCAACCATTTCATCCATACCGCCAGGCGCAACCTTGATATCACCGTGATTGTGGTCAATAACTTCACCTATGGTATGACCGGTGGTCAGTATTCACCAACAACCCCAACCCATGAAAAGGCGACAACCGCTCCTTATGGCAATGTGGAAAGGAGTTTTGATATCTGCTTTATCGCCAAGGCAGCAGGGGCGATGTTTGTTGCCCGGAGCACCACCTTTCATGTCTTGCATATGAAGAGGATGATTGAACTGGCACTGACAAAGAAGGGGTTCAGCGTTGTTGAGGTGATCAGTCAGTGCCCGACGTTTTACGGTCGGCACCAGGGTATCGGTGATGCGGTGAAGATGCTGGAGTGGCTGAAGGGCAGTTCGGTTGATGTCAAGAAGGTTAAAGACCCCTGGCAGGTGAAGGACAAGTTTGTGATTGGTGTTCTGCACGACCAAGAGGAAATTCCGCCCTATACCGAACTCTACCAGGAGGTAAGAAACCGGGCAAAGGGATGA
- a CDS encoding 2-oxoacid:acceptor oxidoreductase subunit alpha: MRQLLSGNEACAIGAIRAGVRFFAGYPITPSTEIAEYLARELPKVGGTYIQMEDEIGSISCMNGATAAGLKAMTATSGPGFSLMQEGIGYSVMAELPCVIVNVMRGGPATGTPTRTSQADVMQARFGTHGDHPIVALCPWSVRECFDLTVAAVNISERLRLPVIVLMDEIVGHMREVVELPAEVRLWQPEKPKPPREEYFHYDDQNNYDARIASFGEGYRIHLTGLTHRKDGFPTDEPEIIKWNLDRLRKKIEDNRSWLWDLDYQDLGSETVIVCYGSAARSAMEAKYQFERKSGKRVGILRLRMIWPFPTERLIGLLRSARRVIVPEMNQGQLYREVERTVNLQVGVVSVQRYDGEMLTPEEIIQAL; encoded by the coding sequence GTGAGGCAGCTTTTATCCGGTAATGAGGCTTGTGCAATCGGCGCAATCAGGGCAGGGGTCAGGTTCTTTGCCGGTTATCCGATAACCCCTTCAACCGAGATTGCAGAATACCTCGCCAGGGAGTTGCCCAAGGTTGGCGGGACATACATTCAGATGGAGGATGAGATTGGTTCAATCTCCTGTATGAACGGAGCAACCGCTGCGGGTCTGAAGGCGATGACCGCAACATCCGGTCCGGGTTTTTCCTTGATGCAGGAGGGGATTGGCTATTCAGTAATGGCGGAGTTGCCGTGCGTGATTGTGAATGTGATGCGGGGCGGACCGGCAACCGGCACACCAACAAGGACATCCCAGGCGGATGTAATGCAGGCAAGGTTCGGAACCCATGGTGACCATCCGATTGTTGCCCTCTGCCCCTGGAGTGTGAGGGAGTGTTTTGATTTGACGGTGGCGGCGGTCAATATCTCGGAGCGGTTGCGCCTGCCGGTGATTGTTCTGATGGATGAGATTGTCGGTCATATGCGGGAGGTGGTGGAGCTGCCAGCAGAGGTGAGGTTGTGGCAGCCAGAAAAGCCCAAGCCTCCGAGGGAGGAGTATTTTCATTATGACGACCAAAACAACTATGATGCCCGGATTGCCAGTTTTGGTGAGGGTTATCGGATTCACCTTACCGGTCTGACCCATCGCAAGGATGGTTTTCCAACAGATGAACCGGAGATTATCAAATGGAACCTTGACCGGCTGAGAAAGAAGATTGAGGATAACCGCTCCTGGCTCTGGGATTTGGATTATCAGGATTTGGGTTCGGAAACGGTGATTGTCTGTTATGGCAGTGCGGCACGCTCGGCGATGGAGGCAAAGTATCAGTTTGAGCGCAAGAGTGGCAAAAGGGTCGGCATTTTGAGGTTAAGGATGATATGGCCGTTTCCCACTGAGAGGCTTATCGGGCTTTTGCGGAGCGCGCGGCGGGTGATTGTGCCGGAGATGAATCAGGGGCAACTTTATCGGGAGGTGGAGCGAACCGTGAATCTGCAGGTTGGAGTGGTGTCAGTCCAGCGTTATGATGGTGAGATGCTCACGCCTGAGGAGATTATTCAGGCGCTATGA